One genomic region from Aggregicoccus sp. 17bor-14 encodes:
- a CDS encoding collagen-like protein has product MTRTTPEDPGAHCVSGGFRVDMGLDANANGVLDDAERNAALTNYLCNGLAGPQGGTGPQGAPGPSGITTLVRTTSQAPGADCATGGLKVESALDANANGNIDPGEVIDSATRYVCNGSQGVMGPMGPQGATGVQGAAGPKGDDGATGPAGPQGATGATGATGAQGPQGATGATGATGATGATGARGSDGTSTLARTSPEAPGANCATGGVKLEFGLDFNGNGTLDTGELDLAATRFVCNGAQGPQGATGATGATGATGASGLNAAFSTTAEAPGPNCATGGVKLQSGLDGNGNGTLDAGEVIAAHTRYVCNGAQGPQGVQGAQGPAGATGATGAQGPAGATGAQGPQGPVGATGATGATGATGATGATGATGPQGPAGTLGIFGDGSSGALTVSSPLDLTTPAGVNTLPGGLNMQYTDITISSTLVVPSGTVLRATGNVNVTGTGSIVVAPGAQDNGTARPLAGVALSAASTPVGGVGLGTIQASRAFVAGLLGGGAGARPTNNVTGSEGGGAFTLLARGNITVASGAIINANGRASVNLNTAGLGITGGGGGGGGVVALLAKGTVTVAGTIQANGGAGASGFDGNGGNAEGGGGGGGGGIVALLASATPSVTGSIQVSGGAAGANAGASATINPGGGGGACGGNGGAAGQTTSTVSAGASGYSFNIVVPSPENLYR; this is encoded by the coding sequence GTGACGCGCACCACGCCCGAGGACCCGGGCGCACACTGCGTGAGCGGCGGCTTCCGGGTGGACATGGGCCTCGACGCCAACGCCAACGGCGTCCTCGACGACGCGGAGCGGAACGCGGCGCTCACGAACTACCTCTGCAACGGCCTCGCGGGCCCGCAGGGCGGGACCGGCCCTCAGGGCGCCCCGGGCCCGAGCGGCATCACGACGTTGGTGCGCACCACCTCCCAGGCGCCCGGCGCGGACTGCGCCACGGGAGGCCTCAAGGTCGAGTCCGCGCTCGATGCCAACGCCAACGGCAACATCGACCCGGGTGAGGTGATCGACTCGGCCACCCGGTACGTGTGCAACGGCTCCCAGGGCGTCATGGGCCCGATGGGGCCTCAGGGCGCGACCGGGGTGCAGGGGGCTGCGGGGCCCAAGGGTGACGATGGTGCCACCGGGCCTGCAGGTCCGCAGGGCGCGACCGGCGCAACGGGCGCGACCGGCGCCCAGGGCCCGCAGGGAGCCACGGGCGCTACCGGTGCCACGGGCGCTACCGGTGCCACGGGCGCTCGCGGGAGTGACGGCACGTCCACGCTCGCGCGCACCTCGCCCGAGGCGCCTGGCGCGAACTGCGCCACCGGCGGCGTGAAGCTCGAGTTCGGTCTCGACTTCAACGGCAACGGCACGCTCGATACCGGCGAGCTCGACCTCGCGGCCACCCGCTTCGTGTGCAACGGCGCGCAGGGTCCGCAGGGTGCCACGGGTGCTACCGGCGCGACGGGCGCCACGGGTGCAAGCGGCCTCAATGCGGCGTTCTCCACCACGGCCGAGGCCCCAGGCCCCAACTGCGCCACGGGCGGCGTGAAGCTGCAGAGTGGCCTGGACGGCAACGGAAACGGCACGCTGGACGCAGGTGAGGTGATCGCGGCGCACACGCGCTACGTGTGCAACGGCGCGCAGGGCCCCCAAGGAGTGCAGGGCGCTCAGGGCCCCGCCGGCGCCACGGGCGCGACGGGCGCGCAAGGCCCCGCGGGCGCGACGGGCGCGCAAGGTCCTCAGGGCCCGGTCGGCGCGACGGGTGCGACGGGCGCCACCGGCGCGACGGGCGCGACCGGCGCCACCGGTGCGACGGGTCCGCAGGGTCCGGCCGGCACGTTGGGCATCTTCGGCGACGGCTCGTCCGGGGCGCTGACGGTGAGCAGTCCGCTGGACCTGACCACGCCCGCGGGAGTCAACACCCTGCCGGGTGGGCTCAACATGCAGTACACGGACATCACCATCTCCAGCACCCTCGTCGTGCCGAGCGGGACCGTGCTGCGCGCCACCGGTAACGTGAACGTCACGGGGACGGGCAGCATCGTCGTGGCGCCGGGCGCGCAGGACAACGGCACGGCGCGGCCGCTCGCAGGCGTCGCGCTCTCCGCGGCGAGCACTCCCGTGGGCGGCGTCGGGTTGGGAACGATCCAGGCCAGCCGCGCGTTCGTGGCCGGCCTCCTCGGCGGCGGTGCGGGCGCCCGGCCCACCAACAACGTCACCGGCTCAGAGGGGGGCGGCGCGTTCACGCTCCTGGCCCGGGGCAACATCACCGTCGCCTCCGGCGCCATCATCAACGCGAACGGCCGCGCTTCGGTGAACCTGAACACCGCGGGGCTGGGCATCACGGGCGGCGGCGGCGGTGGCGGCGGCGTGGTGGCCCTGCTCGCCAAGGGCACCGTCACCGTGGCGGGGACCATCCAGGCCAACGGCGGCGCGGGTGCGTCCGGCTTCGACGGCAACGGCGGCAACGCCGAGGGCGGCGGCGGCGGCGGTGGCGGCGGCATCGTGGCGCTGCTCGCCTCGGCCACGCCGTCCGTCACGGGCTCCATCCAGGTGAGCGGCGGCGCGGCCGGCGCCAACGCGGGCGCCAGCGCGACCATCAACCCGGGCGGCGGCGGTGGGGCCTGCGGTGGCAACGGCGGAGCGGCGGGGCAGACCACGTCCACGGTCTCGGCCGGCGCCTCGGGGTACTCCTTCAACATCGTGGTGCCCAGCCCCGAGAACCTCTACCGCTAG
- a CDS encoding RND family transporter, whose product MSLKNLPQRLELGMGGVAARFHRHPFLALAIAALLTGLGVFGARHLTLNADLVSLLPRSFESVQDIDKLRQRFGGMGYVVVVGQGAAPEQLQQFAEDLAPRLAALPDVRFVDYKRASGFFADRALYYLEPEDLKAVETRIDDRIHYELLARNPLFVQLDDEPAPPLDFTDIQQKYGGSAQSRLSGKGETYYLDRENRVIVLLVKPKGTSADLGYAKQVVTKVDAFLKAQDLSKYGPGFSTAITGTYKKKVDQQKEITGDLARASTIASVLLLLYLCFHFRSALAVLFTLVPVGAALAWTYGFVGVAYGQVNLLTGFLGAILGGLGVEHGIHLYGRYTALRTEGILAEDATREAFQHTGFSALISAMVAALTFLSLAISEFKAFREFGVIAAVGMVVAVAAYVLILPALLGLAARAGWKPRGGRGHEGANSEIARWLPRLYRPVTLVMGLLVLGLGVAAAKVRFNYDFSALDDVSLESVKLDKKVDPILGYSQTPVIVLTDTPKQEREVVARLQERKRQQGKDSAIDFVAALEDLVPQGQQEKQQILQRIRAQLQKVDPATLDPAARRSYEQALRSTGAEPFTRADIPASVRRQFEGSGGEASGFVLVFARVSLSDGAGVQKFAHEVRGLELSDGSRISAAGEAFVLADILHMVTSEAPAVLLAALLSVLLAMWLTMGRLQTALFCLMPTLLSILALVGLMALLDMPFNYLNIVVIPVLIGTTVDAGVHLVSRLTEEDTGDFPAVYGETGRAIVGGLLTSAVGFGALILAHHPGLNSVGELAILGFAVNLLIILLGFPAFLLLMQRRKKGLARVVPMEHCPRDVKHAGDEGLAEGEG is encoded by the coding sequence ATGTCCCTGAAGAACCTGCCCCAGCGCCTCGAGCTCGGCATGGGCGGCGTGGCGGCGCGCTTCCACCGCCACCCCTTCCTCGCGCTCGCCATCGCGGCGCTGCTCACGGGCCTGGGGGTCTTCGGCGCGCGCCACCTCACCCTCAACGCGGACCTGGTGAGCCTGCTGCCGCGCTCCTTCGAGTCGGTGCAGGACATCGACAAGCTGCGCCAGCGCTTCGGCGGCATGGGCTACGTGGTGGTGGTGGGGCAGGGCGCGGCGCCCGAGCAGCTGCAGCAGTTCGCGGAGGACCTGGCGCCCAGGCTCGCGGCCCTGCCGGACGTGCGCTTCGTGGACTACAAGCGGGCGAGCGGCTTCTTCGCCGACCGCGCGCTCTACTACCTCGAGCCCGAGGACCTGAAGGCCGTCGAGACGCGCATCGACGACCGCATCCACTACGAGCTGCTCGCGCGCAACCCGCTCTTCGTGCAGCTGGACGACGAGCCCGCGCCCCCGCTCGACTTCACCGACATCCAGCAGAAGTACGGCGGCAGCGCGCAGAGCCGGCTCAGCGGCAAGGGCGAGACCTACTACCTGGACCGCGAGAACAGGGTCATCGTGCTGCTGGTGAAGCCGAAGGGGACCTCGGCGGACCTGGGCTACGCGAAGCAGGTGGTCACCAAGGTGGACGCGTTCCTGAAGGCGCAGGACCTGTCGAAGTACGGGCCCGGCTTCAGCACTGCCATCACCGGCACCTACAAGAAGAAGGTGGACCAGCAGAAGGAGATCACCGGGGACCTGGCGCGCGCCTCGACCATCGCGTCGGTGCTGCTGCTGCTCTACCTCTGCTTCCACTTCCGCAGCGCGCTCGCGGTGCTCTTCACGCTGGTGCCGGTGGGTGCGGCGCTCGCGTGGACCTACGGCTTCGTGGGGGTGGCGTACGGGCAGGTGAACCTGCTCACGGGCTTCCTCGGCGCCATCCTCGGCGGGCTCGGGGTGGAGCACGGCATCCACCTGTACGGGCGCTACACGGCGCTGCGCACCGAGGGCATCCTCGCGGAGGACGCGACGCGCGAGGCCTTCCAGCACACCGGCTTCAGCGCGCTCATCAGCGCGATGGTGGCGGCGCTCACCTTCCTCAGCCTCGCCATCAGCGAGTTCAAGGCGTTCCGCGAGTTCGGCGTCATCGCCGCGGTGGGCATGGTCGTCGCGGTCGCCGCCTACGTGCTCATCCTGCCGGCGCTGCTGGGGCTCGCCGCGCGCGCAGGCTGGAAGCCGCGGGGAGGGCGCGGGCACGAGGGGGCGAATTCCGAGATCGCCCGCTGGCTGCCGCGCCTCTACCGCCCGGTGACGCTGGTGATGGGGCTGCTCGTGCTGGGGCTCGGGGTGGCGGCGGCCAAGGTGCGCTTCAACTACGACTTCAGCGCGCTGGACGACGTGAGCCTGGAGTCGGTGAAGCTCGACAAGAAGGTCGACCCCATCCTCGGCTACTCGCAGACGCCGGTCATCGTGCTCACCGACACGCCGAAGCAGGAGCGCGAGGTGGTGGCGCGGCTGCAGGAGCGCAAGCGCCAGCAGGGCAAGGACTCGGCCATCGACTTCGTGGCGGCGCTCGAGGACCTGGTGCCGCAGGGGCAGCAGGAGAAGCAGCAGATCCTCCAGCGCATCCGCGCGCAGCTGCAGAAGGTGGACCCGGCCACGCTGGACCCCGCGGCGCGCCGCAGCTACGAGCAGGCGCTGCGCAGCACCGGGGCCGAGCCCTTCACGCGCGCGGACATCCCGGCGAGCGTTCGCCGCCAGTTCGAGGGCTCCGGGGGCGAGGCCTCCGGCTTCGTGCTGGTGTTCGCGCGGGTGAGCCTCTCGGACGGCGCGGGGGTGCAGAAGTTCGCCCACGAGGTGCGCGGGCTCGAGCTCTCGGACGGCAGCCGCATCTCGGCCGCCGGCGAGGCCTTCGTGCTCGCGGACATCCTGCACATGGTGACGAGCGAGGCGCCGGCGGTGCTGCTCGCTGCGCTGCTCAGCGTGCTGCTCGCGATGTGGCTGACCATGGGCCGGCTGCAGACGGCGCTCTTCTGCCTCATGCCCACGCTGCTCTCCATCCTCGCCCTGGTGGGGCTGATGGCGCTGCTGGACATGCCCTTCAACTACCTGAACATCGTGGTCATCCCGGTGCTCATCGGCACCACGGTGGACGCGGGCGTGCACCTGGTGAGCCGGCTGACGGAGGAGGACACCGGGGACTTCCCCGCGGTGTATGGCGAGACGGGGCGCGCCATCGTGGGCGGCCTGCTCACCAGCGCGGTGGGCTTCGGCGCGCTCATCCTCGCGCACCATCCGGGCCTCAACTCGGTGGGCGAGCTCGCCATCCTCGGCTTCGCGGTGAACCTGCTCATCATCCTGCTCGGCTTCCCCGCGTTCCTGCTGCTGATGCAGCGGCGCAAGAAGGGCCTCGCCCGCGTGGTGCCCATGGAGCACTGCCCCCGGGACGTGAAGCACGCGGGGGACGAGGGGCTCGCGGAGGGCGAGGGGTAG
- a CDS encoding type II secretion system protein GspG yields the protein MRLEHTSAMHLRRPIGHTLRRLSKVLLVASAWLLLVLTGLFILGLGVSVFLGLRDYEQVDRAELDIHNIAGALKLSYAKQGRYPSTAEGLQALVAQGSIESIPLDPWNHPYRYELRDGRPEVLSLGADGRPGGSGRDEDIRLSDLRRPPADAGT from the coding sequence ATGCGGCTTGAACACACGAGCGCCATGCACCTCCGCCGTCCCATCGGCCACACGCTTCGCCGCCTCTCGAAGGTCCTGCTCGTCGCGAGTGCGTGGCTGCTGCTCGTGCTGACCGGACTCTTCATCCTCGGTCTGGGCGTCTCGGTCTTCCTCGGACTTCGCGACTATGAGCAGGTCGACCGCGCGGAGCTCGACATCCACAACATCGCCGGTGCCCTGAAACTCTCCTACGCGAAGCAGGGCCGCTACCCGTCGACTGCGGAAGGACTTCAGGCCCTCGTCGCGCAGGGCTCCATCGAGAGCATTCCGCTCGATCCCTGGAACCATCCCTATCGCTACGAGCTGCGCGACGGGCGCCCCGAGGTGCTCTCCCTCGGGGCGGATGGACGGCCGGGCGGCAGCGGCCGGGACGAAGACATCCGCCTCAGCGACCTGCGGCGCCCACCCGCGGATGCGGGGACTTGA
- a CDS encoding PQQ-binding-like beta-propeller repeat protein: MSRLELESHLTPGHLADLGKPSGVFPHPGGEWVALASDFPLLYWPGRATYEGHRLRHRISLYDGSLRVRVAVLDTVRFPINDVAFHPTRPILAIGTGRYDGGYLFEGELLLWNWETGECSNLLAGSREVVRLRFVDGERLAVLLRPVHEEEFEGDAFDTYLGTVLTDLRSAAAAGFTGPDPRLAGLTPRLPATLGFEAPAPTADLQRAEAARAFCASRGLEARTRVWDLSWTPEGRLAAVHDGCLAELWEAGGTRLECFTGAGHGVQLARVSDHLVVHVVHRATDPFAAPDRSSLHRLQDRELVHVRDFPHTVALGADAAGRLLCRDTGDLMRRRPREDLVLATDGTELLRGDLGHYDLFNHFVRLDGGEGLCFLRGTPPSSHQGKRLCRIGRDGTVQALMAWDGLPRHAMNAAACWGPADSLLRAFQVYDPRPSAATFRLERCDPVTGQVLWTRELEALVTAMTPVGTQGHVAYALTSGDVGLVDAETGALVWQESARINGVATVLLSLAARGEQLAAGAIDGRLLLYRYTS, encoded by the coding sequence ATGTCCAGGCTCGAGCTCGAATCACACCTGACGCCGGGACACCTCGCCGACCTCGGCAAGCCCTCGGGCGTCTTCCCCCATCCCGGCGGGGAGTGGGTCGCCCTCGCCTCAGACTTCCCGCTCCTGTACTGGCCCGGGCGGGCCACCTACGAGGGTCACCGCCTGCGACACCGCATCAGCCTCTACGATGGTTCGCTGCGCGTGCGCGTCGCGGTCCTCGATACGGTGCGCTTCCCCATCAACGATGTGGCCTTCCATCCGACGCGGCCCATCCTTGCCATTGGGACGGGGCGTTACGACGGCGGCTACCTCTTCGAGGGGGAGCTGTTGCTATGGAACTGGGAGACGGGCGAGTGCTCCAACCTGCTCGCAGGGTCGCGCGAGGTGGTGCGGCTCCGCTTCGTCGATGGCGAGCGCCTGGCCGTCCTCCTTCGGCCCGTGCACGAGGAGGAGTTCGAGGGAGACGCCTTCGACACCTACCTGGGCACCGTCCTCACGGACCTGCGCAGCGCCGCCGCTGCCGGCTTCACAGGGCCCGACCCGCGCCTTGCCGGCCTCACCCCGCGACTGCCTGCGACGCTCGGCTTCGAGGCGCCCGCCCCGACGGCAGACCTCCAGCGCGCCGAGGCAGCGAGGGCCTTCTGCGCTTCACGAGGCCTGGAGGCGCGCACGCGGGTGTGGGACCTCTCCTGGACGCCCGAGGGGCGGCTCGCGGCCGTCCACGACGGCTGCCTCGCCGAGCTGTGGGAGGCGGGAGGAACGCGCCTGGAGTGCTTCACGGGCGCAGGGCACGGGGTGCAGCTCGCGCGCGTCTCTGACCACCTCGTCGTCCACGTCGTGCACCGCGCTACCGACCCTTTTGCCGCGCCCGACCGCTCGTCCCTGCACCGTCTGCAGGACCGGGAGCTGGTGCACGTGCGCGACTTTCCGCACACCGTGGCCCTCGGAGCGGACGCGGCCGGACGCCTGCTGTGCCGGGACACAGGTGACCTCATGCGGCGCAGGCCCCGCGAGGACCTCGTCCTCGCGACCGACGGGACGGAGTTGCTGCGGGGGGACCTCGGCCACTACGACCTCTTCAACCACTTCGTGCGGCTCGACGGGGGAGAGGGCCTGTGCTTCCTGCGCGGCACACCACCGTCGTCCCACCAGGGCAAGCGCCTGTGTCGCATCGGCCGCGATGGGACGGTGCAGGCGCTCATGGCGTGGGACGGGCTGCCGCGCCACGCGATGAATGCCGCCGCGTGCTGGGGCCCCGCGGACTCCCTGCTGCGCGCCTTCCAGGTGTACGACCCGCGTCCGAGTGCCGCGACCTTCCGGCTCGAGCGTTGCGACCCAGTGACGGGGCAGGTGCTCTGGACGCGCGAGCTCGAGGCGCTCGTCACTGCGATGACGCCCGTAGGCACGCAGGGCCACGTCGCCTATGCCCTGACGAGCGGGGACGTGGGGCTCGTAGATGCCGAGACTGGGGCGCTCGTATGGCAGGAGTCCGCCCGCATCAACGGCGTCGCGACGGTGCTGCTGTCGCTGGCCGCACGCGGTGAGCAGCTCGCCGCTGGTGCCATCGACGGGCGTCTGCTGCTGTACCGGTACACGTCCTGA
- a CDS encoding HAD family phosphatase → MITTLLWDHDGVLVDTEHLYYQATREVMATVGATLTEALYRQHFLVESRGAWHLAEARGVDAAGVARLKALRDARYVELLSTGDRVIPGVRELLTALSPRFRMAIVTSSHRAHFDVLHRESGLPSFFSFVLTREDYAESKPHPEPYLAAVARFGARPEECLVIEDSRRGLLSARAAGLRCWVLPSPLTAQSSFDEADRRFSSLAELSAALTSEAQDAPEVRR, encoded by the coding sequence ATGATCACCACGTTGCTCTGGGACCACGACGGCGTCCTCGTGGACACCGAGCACCTGTACTACCAGGCGACGCGCGAGGTGATGGCCACGGTCGGGGCCACGCTCACGGAGGCACTCTACCGTCAGCACTTCCTGGTGGAGTCGCGCGGCGCGTGGCACCTCGCCGAGGCGCGCGGCGTCGATGCCGCCGGAGTCGCACGGCTCAAGGCGCTGCGCGACGCGCGCTACGTCGAGCTGCTCTCGACGGGCGACCGGGTGATTCCCGGCGTGCGCGAGCTGCTCACCGCGCTGTCGCCGCGCTTTCGCATGGCCATCGTCACCAGCAGCCACCGCGCGCACTTCGACGTCCTCCACCGGGAGAGCGGCCTCCCGTCCTTCTTCTCCTTCGTGCTCACCCGCGAGGACTACGCCGAGTCGAAGCCGCACCCCGAGCCCTACCTCGCGGCGGTGGCCCGCTTCGGGGCGCGGCCCGAGGAGTGCCTCGTCATCGAGGACTCGCGGCGCGGCCTGCTCTCGGCCAGGGCGGCGGGCCTGCGCTGCTGGGTGCTGCCCTCGCCGCTCACCGCGCAATCGTCGTTCGACGAAGCAGACCGCCGCTTCTCCTCGCTCGCCGAGCTCTCGGCCGCGCTGACGAGCGAGGCGCAGGACGCGCCAGAAGTCAGGAGGTGA
- the hxsC gene encoding His-Xaa-Ser system radical SAM maturase HxsC yields MRLPDGPSVALPEELSYLREGDVVRVVPYAGEFNVLYRRASPHNSMLLTERCNSFCVMCSQPPKEANDGFLADVWLQAIPLMAPETRELGLSGGEPALLGDRFIELLRACKSHLPSTALHVLSNGRLFNYLSLAKQVANVACADLMIGIPLYSDLPAGHDFVVQARGAFEQTLRGIMNLKRCGVKVELRVVLHKETIDRLPRLARFISRNLAFVDHVALMGLELMGFARGNLEALWVDPADYQAQLRAAVEELVRGRLQVSIYNHPLCVLDRSLWAYARKSISDWKNEYLPSCVACTEREQCGGLFASATLRRSAHIAPIFRGASG; encoded by the coding sequence TTGCGCCTGCCGGATGGACCTTCCGTCGCGCTGCCGGAGGAGCTGAGCTACCTGAGGGAGGGCGACGTCGTTCGCGTCGTTCCGTACGCTGGCGAGTTCAACGTCCTTTATCGCCGCGCATCACCCCACAACTCGATGCTGCTCACCGAGCGCTGCAACAGTTTCTGCGTCATGTGCAGCCAACCTCCGAAGGAAGCAAATGACGGCTTCCTCGCGGACGTCTGGCTCCAAGCCATTCCACTCATGGCCCCCGAGACGCGCGAGCTCGGGCTGAGTGGCGGAGAGCCTGCACTGCTCGGCGACCGGTTCATCGAGTTGCTTCGCGCGTGCAAGTCGCACCTACCGTCGACGGCGCTTCACGTCCTCTCGAACGGGCGCCTCTTTAACTACCTCTCCCTCGCGAAGCAGGTCGCCAATGTCGCCTGTGCCGATCTCATGATCGGCATCCCGCTCTACAGCGACCTTCCGGCCGGTCATGACTTCGTCGTTCAGGCGAGGGGTGCCTTCGAGCAGACCCTGCGCGGGATCATGAATCTCAAGCGATGCGGCGTGAAGGTCGAGCTCCGAGTGGTCCTGCACAAAGAGACAATCGATCGCCTACCTCGCTTGGCGCGCTTCATCTCGCGCAACCTTGCCTTCGTGGACCATGTGGCGCTGATGGGGCTCGAGTTGATGGGGTTCGCCCGGGGCAACCTCGAGGCGCTTTGGGTCGATCCGGCGGATTACCAGGCGCAGCTTCGGGCGGCAGTTGAAGAGCTCGTGAGGGGACGGCTGCAAGTCTCGATCTACAACCACCCACTCTGCGTCCTCGACCGATCGCTGTGGGCCTATGCGCGCAAGAGCATCTCCGATTGGAAGAACGAGTACCTTCCCAGCTGTGTGGCCTGCACCGAGCGCGAGCAATGCGGCGGCCTATTCGCTTCGGCGACGCTTCGTCGAAGCGCTCACATCGCGCCTATTTTCAGAGGAGCGTCGGGATAG
- the hxsB gene encoding His-Xaa-Ser system radical SAM maturase HxsB, whose product MSGLKAAFRPRSHFNARSGNRYSLLPLRFLALDDSRYIVTNLVGEHLVLPRETVHALVRHELPMNSAAYAELKASHFVVDADSAVALDLLALKYRTKQAFLSQFTSLFMFVTTLRCEHSCRYCQVSRQSESKHEFDMTVETAKAAVDFMFKSPSPSLKVEFQGGESLLNFEIVKHIVARVEERNLQERRAVEFVIATNLAPLSEEHLRFCADHHILISTSLDGPESLHNFNRPKKGKDSYALAVDGIRRARAALGKDRVSALMTTTEASFERPKEIVDEYVAQGFDSIFLRSISPYGFAVKTGQASRYQMAAWLDFYKTALSHIIDLNLRGVPFREEFASLILRKILTPWPTGYVDLQSPAGIGISALVFNYDGAIYASDESRMLAEMGDQTFRLGTLGIDEFETVMTSDRLLQPLLDSMSEGVPMCSDCALQPYCGADPVHHHATQGNSVGFKPTSSYCQKTMGVVRHLIGLLEDDPAAAHVLRGWV is encoded by the coding sequence ATGTCAGGCCTCAAAGCCGCATTTCGGCCGCGGAGCCACTTCAACGCTCGAAGTGGCAATCGGTACAGCCTGCTTCCTCTTCGCTTTCTAGCGCTCGATGACAGCCGCTACATCGTGACCAATCTGGTGGGCGAGCACCTCGTCCTTCCGAGGGAAACGGTCCATGCGCTTGTGCGGCACGAGTTGCCCATGAACTCGGCCGCCTATGCCGAGCTCAAGGCATCGCACTTCGTGGTCGACGCGGACTCTGCGGTGGCGCTGGACCTTCTGGCACTGAAGTACCGGACCAAACAGGCGTTTCTCTCGCAGTTCACAAGCCTGTTCATGTTCGTCACCACTCTGCGGTGCGAGCACTCTTGCCGCTATTGCCAGGTGTCCCGCCAGTCCGAGAGCAAGCACGAGTTCGACATGACCGTCGAGACCGCCAAGGCAGCGGTCGACTTCATGTTCAAGAGCCCCTCTCCCAGCCTCAAGGTCGAGTTTCAGGGAGGAGAGTCCCTGCTGAACTTCGAGATCGTGAAGCACATCGTGGCGCGGGTCGAAGAGAGGAACCTACAGGAGCGTCGTGCCGTCGAGTTCGTGATCGCCACCAACCTGGCGCCGCTCTCGGAAGAGCATCTTCGCTTTTGCGCGGACCACCACATCCTCATCTCGACTTCGCTCGACGGACCCGAGTCGCTGCACAACTTCAATCGACCGAAGAAGGGCAAGGACAGCTACGCGCTCGCGGTCGATGGAATTCGCCGCGCGCGCGCTGCACTTGGCAAGGACCGGGTCTCGGCACTGATGACCACCACGGAGGCGAGCTTCGAGCGTCCCAAGGAAATCGTCGACGAGTACGTAGCCCAGGGCTTCGACTCGATCTTCCTTCGCTCCATCAGTCCCTATGGCTTCGCCGTGAAGACCGGTCAGGCGTCCCGCTATCAAATGGCGGCCTGGCTCGACTTCTACAAGACCGCGCTCTCCCACATCATCGATCTGAACCTCCGCGGGGTTCCGTTTCGAGAGGAGTTCGCATCCCTGATTCTGCGCAAGATCCTGACGCCTTGGCCCACCGGCTACGTCGACCTTCAATCGCCGGCGGGCATCGGCATCAGCGCCCTCGTCTTCAACTACGACGGTGCCATCTACGCTTCGGATGAGTCGCGCATGCTCGCCGAGATGGGCGACCAGACGTTCCGCCTCGGGACACTCGGCATCGACGAGTTCGAAACGGTGATGACGAGCGACCGCCTTCTTCAGCCTCTTCTCGATTCCATGTCCGAAGGCGTCCCGATGTGCAGTGACTGCGCATTGCAGCCTTACTGCGGCGCGGACCCAGTGCACCACCACGCGACGCAAGGTAACTCCGTCGGCTTCAAGCCAACGAGCTCGTACTGTCAGAAGACGATGGGCGTGGTGCGTCACCTCATCGGCTTGCTCGAGGACGATCCAGCCGCAGCCCATGTGCTTCGAGGGTGGGTCTGA
- the hxsD gene encoding His-Xaa-Ser system protein HxsD — MTNAVATVEFDRRVYRLEAVKKAAYRLSAQCVSQIELGSGDEVYVTLTLKQPGSLDDLVVAFRTEVLDQELREVVAKETEAVRNLILAQAFSKTALLDPVGESGDFREDPLGIGKPDPRAR; from the coding sequence GTGACGAACGCAGTTGCAACAGTTGAGTTTGACCGGCGCGTTTATCGACTCGAAGCGGTGAAGAAGGCCGCCTATCGACTCAGTGCTCAGTGCGTCTCGCAAATCGAATTGGGGAGTGGAGACGAGGTCTACGTCACCCTCACGCTGAAGCAGCCGGGCTCACTGGATGACCTGGTAGTGGCCTTCCGCACCGAGGTGCTCGACCAGGAGCTTCGCGAAGTCGTCGCGAAAGAGACCGAGGCCGTTCGCAACCTCATCCTCGCTCAGGCTTTTTCGAAGACCGCCCTGCTCGACCCCGTCGGGGAGTCGGGCGACTTTCGTGAGGACCCGCTCGGCATCGGCAAGCCCGACCCGCGGGCGAGGTAG
- a CDS encoding GntR family transcriptional regulator, whose amino-acid sequence MLISLDPRDARPLYLQIVDEVRRALVVGTLRAEDPLPSVRELAAQLVVNPRTVSQAYGELEREGVVYVRRGQGTFVSPDAQPDRKERRALAREVALRALREAWRSGLSLEELVKSLREVAAEEGEPPAAEAKRGGER is encoded by the coding sequence GTGCTGATCAGCCTCGACCCGCGCGACGCGCGACCGCTCTACCTCCAGATCGTGGACGAGGTGCGGCGTGCGCTCGTGGTGGGGACGCTGCGGGCGGAGGACCCGCTCCCCTCGGTGCGCGAGCTCGCGGCGCAGCTGGTGGTGAACCCGCGCACGGTGAGCCAGGCCTACGGGGAGCTGGAGCGCGAGGGCGTCGTCTACGTGCGCCGCGGGCAGGGCACCTTCGTGTCCCCGGACGCGCAGCCGGACCGCAAGGAGCGCCGGGCGCTCGCGCGCGAGGTGGCGCTGCGGGCGCTGCGCGAGGCGTGGCGCAGCGGCTTGAGTCTGGAGGAGCTGGTGAAGAGCCTGCGCGAGGTGGCAGCAGAGGAGGGCGAGCCCCCGGCCGCCGAGGCAAAGCGGGGAGGCGAGCGATGA